Part of the bacterium genome, TGGTGCGGGCCTTCACCTTGCGTCCCTCGACGATGGTGACGACCAGATCCTGGAGGTTGCTGGCATCGACCACCGACGAATCCAGATGGGCCGACATGTTGTAGTAGCCCTTCTCCTGGTAGAGCTCGCGCAGGGGCGCCAGCTCGCGGATCAGCACGGCCGGGTTCGCGAATTGACCCACCTTGGGTCCGAAGGCCTCGCGCAGATCGTCGTCCTTGACCTTGTCGTTGCCCTTGAAGGCGACCTGCTTGATGCGGGGGAATTCGCGCAGGTTGAAGATGAGGCGCACGCCGGCGTCCTCGTCCTGACGATAGACGAAGATGTCGGAGAACTTGCCCGTCTTGAACAAGTTGCGGATGGCGGCGGCCACGGTCTCTTCCGAGAAGGTGTCCCCCTCCTCCAGTTCCGACCAGGCCCTGACCTGCCTGGCCCCGACCGTGCGGGCGCCGACGACGTCGATGGCGGAGATGGTCCGCTCGGTCGTCTGGACGGAGAGTGCGCTCGCGGAGGCCAGCAGCAGGAGCCACGGCCCTGCGCGCCTGAAGCACATACGTTTCATCCCGTCTTTCCGGTTCGTGTGCGGCGGCCTGCGCGCCCCGGCCGGGACCCGCTTGAGCCGAGGCATGGTAACAGAGGGCTCTGCACCTGGCAACTCCGCGGCGCGCCGCCCTTGTACGCGGGCGAATATCCGGGGTTCCCTACTGGAAGCGGAGAAAAAAAATGCGGCACTCACGGCAGGAAAGCAAGGACGGGAAGCCTCGACCTCCCGTCCCTGGCGGCGCGCGATCAGTCGCGACCGGGATCCGGCAACGTCTCTATCATTCAGGACCGGGGGGCGCCTTGCCGACACCCGCGGGCTCCTGGTCCTCCTCGCCGAGCTTGGCGGTGGAGAACTTCAGCACGTCGTTGCCGCTGTCGACCGTGACGCGGCTGTTGTGGGAGATCTCGCCGCGCAGCAGCTTCTCGCTCAGGGGGTCCTCCACGTACTTCTGGATGGCCCGGCGCAGCGGACGCGCTCCCTGTTCCGGATCGAGTCCCACGCGGCAGAGGAAATCCTTGGCCCCGTCGGTGAAGTCGAAGACGATGTCCATGTTCTTCAGCCGCATGTTGACGTCGCCGAGCAGGATCTCGACGATCTGGCGCATGTCCTCCAGATGGAGCGAGCGGAAGAAGATCAGCTCGTCGACCCGGTTGAGGAACTCGGGGCTGAAGGTCTTGCGCAGGTCCTGGTCGATGGCCGACTTGATGCGGACATCGGTGGCCTTCTTCTCCTCGGAGCCGAAGCCCAGGGCCTTGCTGTCCTTGGCCTGGCGGCTGCCCACGTTGGAGGTCATGATCACCACCGTGTTCTTGAAGTTCACCGTGCGGCCGAAGCTGTCCGTGAGCTGCCCGTCCTCGAGCACCTGCAGCAGGATGTTGAAGACGTCGGGGTGGGCCTTCTCGATCTCGTCGAGCAGGATGACCGAGTACGGCTTGCGCCGGACCTTCTCCGTCAACATGCCGCCCTCGTCGTACCCCACGTAACCCGGCGGGGCGCCGATGAGGCGCGAGACCGCGAACTTCTCCATGTACTCGCTCATGTCGACGCGGATCAACGACGACTGGTCGCCGAACATGAACTCCGCGAGGCGGCGCGCGACCTCCGTCTTGCCCACGCCGGTCGGGCCCGTGAACAGGAAGGAGCCGATGGGGCGGCGCGGGTCGCGCAGGCCGGCCCGGTTGCGCCGGATGGCCTTGGAAACCGCGTCCAGGGCCGGCTCCTGGCCGATGATCCACTTGCGCAGCTCGTCTTCCATGCGCAGCAGCTTCTCGGTCTCCTCCTCCTCGACCTCGGCCACCGGGATGCCCGTGATGTCCGCGATCACACGGCAGACCAGGCGGATGTCCACGCAGGCGGCGTTGTCGCTGGATTCGACCTTCCAGTTCTTCTTGAGATCGGCGAGCTTGCGTCGCAATTCCTTCTCGTCGTCCCGGTAACGGGCGGCCTTCTCGAACTCCTGCGCCTGGATGGCGGCCTCCTTCTCCTTGACCACCTCGTGGATCTGGCCCTCGAGATCGCGCAGGTCGGGCGGCATCACCGCCATGGACAGGCGGGCCCGCGATCCGGCCTCGTCGATCACGTCGATGGCCTTGTCCGGCAGCGCGCGGCCGGAGATGTAGCGGTTGGACAGCCAGACGGCCGCCTTGATGGCCTCGTCCTCGAACTTGACCCGATGATGCGCCTCGTAGCGGTCGCGCAGGCCGAAGAGGATCTCGACCGTCTCCTTCTCGGTGGGCTGGTTGACGATGATCGTCTGGAAGCGGCGTTCGAGCGCGCCGTCCTTCTCGATGAACTTGCGGTACTCGTCCATGGTCGTGGCGCCGATGCACTGGATCTCACCGCGCGAGAGGGCAGGCTTGAGCATGTTGGAGGCGTCGATGGCGCCCTCGGCCCCGCCCGCACCGACGATGGTGTGCAACTCGTCGATGAAGAGGATGATGTCCTCGGATTCGCGTATCTCGGCCATGATCTGCTTGAGCCGCTCCTCGAATTGGCCGCGGTATTTCGTTCCCGCCACGACACTTGCGAGATCCAGCGAGACGATCATCTTGTTGCGCAGGGTGACCGGTACCTGCCCCTCCACGATGCGCGACGCGAGTCCCTCGGCGATGGCCGTCTTGCCGACCCCCGGCTCGCCGATGAGCACCGGATTGTTCTTCTTGCGCCGCGACAGGATCTGGATGACGCGTTCGATCTCGGGCAGGCGGCCGATGGTGGGATCGAGCTTGCCGTCGGCGGCCATCTGGGTCAGGTTGCGGCCGAACTGGTCCAGCACGGGCGTTTCCTGCTTCTTCGCGTCCTGGGCCTTCTCCCGGGGGCGGTCGCTGGATCCCAGCATCTTCAGCACCTCGCGCCTGACCCGCTCGTGACCCGCGCCCAGATCGTTCAGCACGCGCGCCGCCACGCCCTCCCCCTCCTTGATCAGGGCCAGCAGCAGGTGTTCGGTGCCCACGTAGTTGTGGTTGTGGATGCGCGCCTCGTCGATGGAAATCTCCAGCACGCGCTTGGCCCGGGGCGTGAATGGTATCTCGCCGATGGTGATGGTGCCACTCTGGGAATTGATGATCTCGTCGATGGACTGCTGTATCTGCACGAAATCCACGCCCAGGCGCTGCAGGACGCGCGCGGCGATCCCTTCACCCTCCCTGATGATGCCGAGCAGGAGATGCTCGGTACCGATGTAATCGTGCTGCATGCGCCCGGCCTCGTCGCGGGCCAGGAAAAGAACCTTGCGCACTCGCTGGGTAAAGCGGTCGTTCATGCTGTCGCGCCTCCATTCGCCTTGCTTCGGGGCAGGGTCAGCGGCGAGGACCGCGCTGCCTGCCGACAATATACGGTACGCCCGGCACATCGACCACAGACCGGGCAGCATCTTATCATAGTATCGTAAGATTGGGCAGTGACTTGAGGAATCCTGAGCATCGATCAGTCGGAGGCGCCGTCCGCCTCGAGCCGACCCTCGGCCAGCAGAAGGCGGCGATCGGCCCGGGCGGCCAGGGCGTGGGAGTGTGTCACGACGATCAGCGAGCTGCCGGATGCGTGCGCGAGGTCGAAGAGGATGTCCGCCAGCTCGGCGCTCAGGCTGCGGTCCAGGTTGCCGGTGGGCTCGTCCGCCATGATCACGGCCGGCGCGTTCATGAAGGCGCGGGCCACGGCGACACGCTGCTCCTCGCCGCCGGACAGCTCGCCCGGCAGGTGATCGAAGCGGCCGGACAGGCCCATCCTCGTCAGCAGTTCCTGGGCGCGGGCGACGGCCGCGTCGTCCACCCGGCCCGCCATGCGCACCGGCAGCAGGACGTTCTCCAGAGCCGTGAA contains:
- a CDS encoding ATP-dependent Clp protease ATP-binding subunit, which translates into the protein MNDRFTQRVRKVLFLARDEAGRMQHDYIGTEHLLLGIIREGEGIAARVLQRLGVDFVQIQQSIDEIINSQSGTITIGEIPFTPRAKRVLEISIDEARIHNHNYVGTEHLLLALIKEGEGVAARVLNDLGAGHERVRREVLKMLGSSDRPREKAQDAKKQETPVLDQFGRNLTQMAADGKLDPTIGRLPEIERVIQILSRRKKNNPVLIGEPGVGKTAIAEGLASRIVEGQVPVTLRNKMIVSLDLASVVAGTKYRGQFEERLKQIMAEIRESEDIILFIDELHTIVGAGGAEGAIDASNMLKPALSRGEIQCIGATTMDEYRKFIEKDGALERRFQTIIVNQPTEKETVEILFGLRDRYEAHHRVKFEDEAIKAAVWLSNRYISGRALPDKAIDVIDEAGSRARLSMAVMPPDLRDLEGQIHEVVKEKEAAIQAQEFEKAARYRDDEKELRRKLADLKKNWKVESSDNAACVDIRLVCRVIADITGIPVAEVEEEETEKLLRMEDELRKWIIGQEPALDAVSKAIRRNRAGLRDPRRPIGSFLFTGPTGVGKTEVARRLAEFMFGDQSSLIRVDMSEYMEKFAVSRLIGAPPGYVGYDEGGMLTEKVRRKPYSVILLDEIEKAHPDVFNILLQVLEDGQLTDSFGRTVNFKNTVVIMTSNVGSRQAKDSKALGFGSEEKKATDVRIKSAIDQDLRKTFSPEFLNRVDELIFFRSLHLEDMRQIVEILLGDVNMRLKNMDIVFDFTDGAKDFLCRVGLDPEQGARPLRRAIQKYVEDPLSEKLLRGEISHNSRVTVDSGNDVLKFSTAKLGEEDQEPAGVGKAPPGPE
- a CDS encoding ABC transporter ATP-binding protein, whose amino-acid sequence is MISGVDVSILLSCRGLGKVFPRSGGDLTVLGGCDFDLAAGESVAVMGASGAGKSTLLNLLSGLDDASAGVIEFRGARLSGAPPSVWSEWRREHVGFVFQFHFLLPDFTALENVLLPVRMAGRVDDAAVARAQELLTRMGLSGRFDHLPGELSGGEEQRVAVARAFMNAPAVIMADEPTGNLDRSLSAELADILFDLAHASGSSLIVVTHSHALAARADRRLLLAEGRLEADGASD